The following proteins come from a genomic window of Candidatus Thorarchaeota archaeon:
- a CDS encoding asparaginase, whose product MVAINSTKKSRVCLISTGGTISSIYDEDLMAYRPGLSAEKLLETLPEGTSDIEVIKQDLFQLDSANAQPHHWLKIASAIKEADATIENIDGVVVLHGTDTMAYSASATSFFIQEFGRPIVFTGSQIAASVPWSDGPRNLLDALRVAAWADIGEVCIVFNGEIHRATRTRKIRERALDAFDTFDQTPLGVLAREIVLYESRMRRTTPSPEYDFALDERVFLLKTFPGLNPDILSKIVELGYEGIVIEGFGSGNIPTQENSLTGAIQEVVEGGCPVFISSQCAFGQADLSLYEVGKAALEAGALSAHDMTSEAAIVKLMWVLGHTKDLNEIEEMMTTNYVGEISFTGAVGLRGS is encoded by the coding sequence TTGGTAGCAATCAATTCAACGAAGAAATCGCGCGTCTGTCTTATTTCCACTGGAGGAACCATCTCCAGCATATACGATGAAGATTTAATGGCATATCGGCCTGGGTTATCTGCTGAAAAACTGCTTGAAACCCTTCCTGAGGGAACAAGTGATATCGAAGTAATCAAACAGGACCTGTTTCAGCTTGATTCAGCAAATGCTCAGCCTCATCATTGGCTTAAGATAGCTAGTGCAATAAAGGAAGCTGACGCGACCATCGAGAACATTGATGGTGTTGTAGTTCTTCATGGCACTGATACTATGGCATACTCAGCATCAGCAACAAGTTTCTTCATTCAAGAATTCGGCCGCCCCATCGTCTTTACTGGCTCTCAGATTGCCGCCAGTGTGCCTTGGAGTGATGGTCCAAGGAACCTTCTTGATGCACTCAGGGTGGCGGCTTGGGCCGATATTGGTGAAGTCTGTATCGTATTCAATGGCGAGATCCATCGGGCAACTAGAACACGGAAAATCCGTGAACGTGCGCTCGACGCCTTCGATACCTTCGATCAAACCCCACTAGGTGTGTTGGCACGCGAAATAGTGCTGTACGAGTCTCGTATGAGAAGAACAACTCCTTCTCCAGAGTATGATTTCGCCTTGGATGAGCGTGTATTTCTGTTGAAGACATTTCCGGGCCTGAATCCTGATATTCTTTCAAAAATCGTAGAGCTTGGCTATGAGGGCATCGTGATTGAAGGATTCGGCTCTGGGAACATTCCGACACAAGAGAATTCTCTTACCGGCGCGATTCAAGAGGTCGTTGAAGGAGGTTGTCCGGTTTTCATCAGCAGCCAATGTGCATTTGGACAAGCCGACTTATCGCTCTATGAAGTTGGTAAGGCAGCACTTGAAGCGGGAGCACTGAGTGCCCATGATATGACATCAGAAGCCGCTATTGTCAAACTCATGTGGGTGCTTGGTCACACCAAGGATCTGAACGAGATTGAAGAAATGATGACCACCAATTATGTTGGTGAAATTTCTTTCACTGGGGCAGTTGGCCTTCGCGGATCTTAG
- a CDS encoding 30S ribosomal protein S13: protein MSEQKYKHIIRLAGTDIPGEEDILQGLTQITGVGLRVAKVIARRLGIDGSKRIGFVNEEQIEKIEDMLDDPVNKGFPKWYVNRQRDRVSGKNLHLLGSDLRFAQRSDIERLKRIRCWRGVRHQLGLKVRGQRTRTTGRGGMAVGVSRKRIKRERREAEEEEEE, encoded by the coding sequence ATGTCCGAACAGAAGTATAAACACATTATCCGATTAGCCGGTACCGACATTCCCGGAGAGGAGGATATCCTCCAAGGCTTAACTCAGATTACCGGGGTTGGTCTTAGAGTGGCAAAAGTTATAGCTCGCCGCTTAGGAATTGATGGATCAAAACGAATCGGTTTTGTGAATGAAGAACAAATTGAAAAGATAGAGGACATGCTCGACGATCCAGTTAACAAAGGTTTTCCCAAATGGTATGTGAACAGACAACGGGATCGAGTCAGTGGAAAGAATCTACATCTTCTGGGATCTGATTTGAGATTCGCACAGCGGTCTGATATTGAACGCTTGAAGCGGATTCGATGCTGGAGAGGTGTGCGTCATCAGCTGGGTCTTAAAGTACGCGGTCAACGAACACGAACTACTGGTCGTGGCGGCATGGCTGTTGGTGTATCCAGAAAGCGAATCAAGCGAGAGAGACGTGAAGCCGAAGAAGAAGAAGAAGAGTAG
- a CDS encoding 30S ribosomal protein S4 — translation MGDPRRQQKHYVIPKRPFDSDRFESELQLIGTYGLRNKKELWIHRTKLSDYRRQARNILALPPEERQEPTRELIEKLSRLGFLSGDATLDTILDLTVEDLLERRLQTIVFKKGMASSLHHARQLVAHGHIALDRARVMTPSRIITTSEQEQIEYAPGSPLNDESHPARVAAAETAEMMAETGGPSRNRYNEPGQPD, via the coding sequence ATGGGAGATCCAAGACGACAACAGAAGCACTATGTGATACCCAAGCGACCTTTTGATTCGGATCGCTTCGAAAGTGAACTACAGCTAATTGGAACATACGGCTTGCGTAACAAGAAGGAGCTTTGGATTCATAGAACAAAACTCTCGGACTACCGACGACAAGCTCGAAATATCCTGGCTCTTCCACCGGAAGAGCGACAGGAACCAACAAGAGAATTGATTGAGAAACTAAGTCGTCTTGGTTTTCTGTCGGGCGATGCTACATTAGATACCATACTCGATCTTACAGTTGAAGACCTCCTAGAGCGGAGGCTTCAGACAATCGTTTTCAAGAAGGGAATGGCTTCTTCATTACACCACGCTAGGCAACTAGTTGCTCATGGTCATATTGCTCTCGACAGAGCGAGGGTTATGACCCCAAGCAGAATCATTACTACGTCCGAGCAAGAGCAAATTGAATATGCCCCCGGCTCACCACTCAATGACGAGTCACATCCCGCCAGAGTGGCAGCTGCTGAAACAGCCGAAATGATGGCTGAGACAGGGGGGCCGTCACGTAATAGATACAACGAACCGGGTCAACCCGATTAG
- a CDS encoding 30S ribosomal protein S11 — translation MSKKGNRDKWAIAHIYASYNDTIVHLTDITGAETISRKSGGMVVKADRNQSSPHAAMQAAFQAAREAKDKGIYGIHIRVRAPGGHGPKTPGPGAQAAIRALSRAGLRIGIIDEVTPIPHDGTRKPGGRRGRRV, via the coding sequence ATGAGCAAGAAAGGCAATCGGGACAAATGGGCAATTGCCCACATTTATGCTTCATATAACGATACTATTGTACACCTCACGGATATTACTGGTGCTGAGACTATTTCACGCAAATCTGGTGGAATGGTTGTTAAGGCAGACCGAAACCAATCCTCTCCGCATGCTGCGATGCAGGCCGCTTTCCAAGCTGCTCGAGAAGCCAAGGACAAAGGAATCTATGGTATCCACATTCGTGTACGTGCTCCTGGTGGACACGGTCCAAAAACTCCTGGACCAGGTGCACAGGCTGCTATTCGTGCCCTAAGCAGAGCAGGGCTCAGGATTGGCATTATTGACGAAGTTACTCCCATTCCACACGATGGTACACGAAAACCAGGTGGCCGACGCGGCCGCAGGGTCTGA
- a CDS encoding DUF1743 domain-containing protein: protein MTRQTLHIGFDDIDSPRGRCTTHFATIIVEKLDALKVQWLDYPNLIRLNPNIPYRTRGNGSIALRFETEEKHIDNIRSILEKAIEQYIDDEYLNTNPGIVVVKGEIPSMLAALSKRALWRVIPITFVRRLIEELKVDIHAYGNKRGLIGALSAIGNQLVDDHTYEFIAYRDLEDRSRDRGVKPKSVRKMDRKMDDTVFSNIDRRTRRVLIAPHGPDPVIYGVRGENPVDTVTAGKMVQSEPRRERWLLFRSNQGTGEHLQHRVEIENLRPYMAATVFCEVKSKPEMIEGGHAIFQVSDGTGIIDCAAYEPTGNFRKAVLKLIPGDKVILHSGIRPASRTHGMTVNVEGMEIIALAEKAEYHNPICPECSRRMTSAGRNKGYKCKNCGFRARNAEKIKEVMPRELSRKLYLPPLRAQRHLTRPHARRGKQNSGRPTELIKEWHKC from the coding sequence ATGACTCGCCAAACTTTGCATATTGGTTTCGATGACATTGATAGTCCCCGGGGAAGATGTACCACTCATTTTGCTACTATCATTGTGGAGAAGCTAGATGCCCTCAAAGTACAGTGGCTCGACTACCCTAATCTCATCAGATTGAATCCTAACATCCCCTATCGTACACGAGGAAATGGTTCAATTGCGCTTCGATTTGAGACAGAAGAAAAGCACATTGATAACATTCGAAGTATCCTCGAGAAGGCCATTGAACAATATATAGATGATGAATACTTGAACACAAACCCCGGGATTGTGGTTGTCAAAGGAGAAATACCATCCATGCTCGCAGCTCTATCAAAACGAGCGCTCTGGCGAGTAATTCCAATAACCTTTGTCCGCCGCCTCATTGAAGAGCTGAAAGTGGATATTCACGCCTACGGGAACAAGCGTGGGCTCATAGGAGCCCTCTCTGCAATTGGGAATCAGTTAGTTGATGATCACACTTACGAATTCATAGCCTATCGTGATTTGGAGGACCGCTCCAGGGACAGAGGTGTCAAACCCAAATCTGTGAGAAAAATGGATAGGAAAATGGATGATACTGTTTTTTCAAACATTGATCGTCGAACAAGAAGAGTCCTAATTGCTCCCCACGGTCCAGATCCAGTAATTTATGGTGTACGAGGGGAGAATCCCGTTGATACAGTTACAGCCGGAAAGATGGTGCAGAGCGAACCAAGGAGAGAAAGATGGTTGCTCTTTAGAAGCAATCAAGGAACAGGAGAACACCTCCAACACAGGGTCGAAATCGAGAACCTAAGACCCTATATGGCTGCAACCGTTTTCTGTGAAGTCAAGTCAAAACCAGAAATGATAGAGGGCGGACATGCCATATTCCAAGTGTCAGATGGTACTGGAATTATCGACTGTGCAGCATACGAACCAACCGGGAATTTCAGGAAGGCAGTGTTGAAACTGATACCTGGGGACAAAGTGATACTACATTCAGGGATACGCCCCGCTTCGCGAACTCATGGGATGACTGTAAATGTAGAAGGAATGGAGATAATTGCGCTAGCAGAAAAAGCGGAGTATCACAATCCAATATGTCCGGAATGTTCTCGGCGAATGACAAGCGCTGGACGAAATAAGGGCTACAAATGCAAGAATTGTGGGTTCAGGGCACGGAACGCGGAGAAAATCAAAGAAGTCATGCCTCGAGAACTCTCAAGGAAGCTATACTTACCGCCGCTCAGAGCCCAACGGCATCTAACTAGACCTCACGCTAGAAGGGGAAAACAAAATAGCGGTAGACCTACCGAGCTTATCAAAGAATGGCACAAATGCTAA
- a CDS encoding DUF367 family protein: MAEVEKRRPEVLIYHTGQCDPKKCTGLRLERMKRARTLNHIRQIPNGSVVLNPIAEVAFSAADRQYMFRRGLVALDCSWRKAESIFREARQGLQRALPYLLAANPINTYKPIKLSTAEALAAALYIAGLKERAEDLLSVFKWGPNFIVLNKEWLDAYAECRTSLEVVEVQSEIMEFHTK, encoded by the coding sequence ATGGCTGAAGTTGAAAAGCGGCGACCTGAAGTGCTCATCTATCACACTGGACAATGCGATCCGAAGAAATGCACGGGTTTGAGACTTGAGCGGATGAAGAGAGCGAGAACCCTCAATCACATACGTCAGATTCCTAATGGGTCTGTTGTCCTTAATCCAATCGCCGAAGTGGCATTCTCAGCCGCAGATCGTCAATACATGTTTCGTCGTGGTCTTGTGGCGCTTGATTGTTCTTGGCGTAAGGCAGAATCGATATTTCGTGAGGCACGTCAGGGTCTCCAGCGTGCCCTGCCCTATCTTCTTGCAGCTAATCCCATCAACACCTACAAACCGATCAAACTTTCAACTGCAGAGGCTCTTGCTGCAGCCCTATATATAGCAGGATTGAAGGAAAGAGCTGAAGATTTGCTATCGGTGTTCAAGTGGGGTCCTAACTTCATAGTTCTCAACAAAGAATGGTTGGATGCCTATGCCGAATGCCGGACCAGTTTAGAGGTTGTGGAGGTTCAATCAGAAATTATGGAATTTCATACGAAATGA